The Erythrobacter sp. genome segment CTGTGGCTGGCTGGACGTGCGAAGATCGACGACTGGGGCAGCCGACCTGCTGCGGAACTACATCTGGAGGATGCCGCCTGGGCCGATTAATTCGTGTGCCCGCAATAATCGAAAGCGACAGGCTTGACCGCCGCGCATGACACCCCTAAGTGCGCCGCTCCACAGCATGTGGCCCCTTCGTCTAGCGGTTAGGACGCGGCCCTTTCACGGCTGAAACACGGGTTCGATTCCCGTAGGGGTCACCATAGTTGGCGCGCCGCAGGCGCATTCTCCAACCGGATAGTATCTGCCTCGAAGGAGGCCCCTTCGTCTAGCGGTCAGGACGCGGCCCTCTCACGGCTGAAACACGGGTTCGATTCCCGTAGGGGTCACCATCCGTCATTTCCTGTGCGGCAAAATAATTTCCTGCACGTGCTGGAAAATGTCATACATCTGTGGCTAAGCCGCTCCCCATGCAGGGGCGCTTCATTCCGGTCGCGGGCATTGTCATCGCCGCATTCTGCGCCGGAGCCTTGCTCGCTGCAGGAGTCGACCTTTGGTTGGCACTGGCAACGCTCGGAGTGTGGGTGGCTACCTTCTGGATCGCCGCCCCTCCCCCTCCTGTTGAACCTGAAATCAGGCCCGAAGGGTTGACTATCACACAGTCGGGAATGCGTGACCTGATCGAACATTCAGGTCTTCCTGTGCTGCTGCTCGACAAGGACCGGATCATTGTCGCCAATGCCCAGGCGCGTGAGGAGATCGGCCAGCATGTCGTCGGGCAGGACGCCCGTGTCGCGCTGCGGCATCCGGCCGCCATCGAACTGCTGGCGCGCGCGCGCGGCGGCTCTGCCACGGTGCAGGGGCTGACCGGGCCGAAGAGCAACTGGCAGATGAGCTGCCAGCGAATCGATGAACGCTACAGCCTCGTCGAACTCATAAACCGCACCTCAGAAGCCGATGTCAGCCGCGCACATACCGATTTTGTGGCCAATGCCAGCCACGAGCTGCGCACTCCGTTGGCTTCGATCATCGGCTATATGGAAACATTGGAGGATGAGGGCGACAAGCTGCCACCGGAACAGACCGCCAAATTCTATGGCACGGTGCTGCGGGAGGCGCGGCGGCTGCAGTCGCTGATCGACGATTTGATGTCGCTCAGCCGGGTCGAGGCCGAGAAGCACGATCATCCACGCGAGCGGCTGGAACTGTCCCGCCTGGTGCGGCAGGCGGCGCGTGATGGCGCAGGACCGGATCGGCTGGACCGGCTCGATTTCCAGATCGCCGAGGGCGACATGCCGGTGCGCGGGGATCAAAAGCAGCTTGAGCAGCTGGTCCGGAACCTGGTCGACAACGCGATGAAATACGGCGCGGCCGGGGCCCCGGTAACGGTGGAACTGACGCACGGCGAGCGGGAGATGGCTTTGCTGCGGATCGTCGATCGGGGTGAAGGTATTGCCTCCGAACACCTCCCCCACCTCACCCGCCGTTTCTATCGCACTGATCCGGGTCGCAGTCGCGCTGCGGGGGGTACCGGGCTAGGGCTGGCGATCGTCAAGCACATCGTGGAGCGGCATCGCGGGCGGCTGGATATCGACAGCCAGCTGGGTGTGGGTACGACTGTTTCGGTTCGCTTGCCGCTGGCTCCGGTGGAATAGCCGACGACTGTTCCGGCCCGTTGCGCTAACCTTGTCCACAGGGAAATCCGCAGCTGTCACAAAACCGTAATGTCACAAATCTAGGGGCCGCGGTCACAACTCGGACACCATGTGACAATCGCGAGACATATTTTGCGCACTCTCCCCTTTCTACTGCTGGCAACCACCGCTCTCGCCGCTCCGGCGCAGGCGCAGGATAGCGAGGTCGAGGACCTGCGCGCGCAAGTCTCGCAGCTCACCGCGCAACTGCAAGTGCTGTCCGCCCGGCTGGACGAGCTGGAAAGCGACGAGGCCGAGCAAAACGAAGTTGCCGCAATCACAGCGGTTGTCCCCCCTCCCACGGTACCGGTCGGCACAGCCACCCAAATCACGATGGGCGCGGCTCCTGAAGTCGAGAGCGAGGACGGGTTCTCGTTCAAGCCCTTCGGAAGGTTGATGTTCGACGCAGGCTTGTCAGCCCTGCCCGCCTCCTCCGGCCTGGAGGACGGGTTCGGCCAGGAACTCCGCCGCGCTCGGCTGGGCGTGGAAGGCGATATTCCCGGTGGCTTCGGCTACAAGTTGGAACTGGATTTCGCAGGCAACGAAGTCGAGATCACCGATGCCATCGTGACTTACGATGCCGGAAGTGTCGATGTCACGCTC includes the following:
- a CDS encoding two-component sensor histidine kinase, with translation MQGRFIPVAGIVIAAFCAGALLAAGVDLWLALATLGVWVATFWIAAPPPPVEPEIRPEGLTITQSGMRDLIEHSGLPVLLLDKDRIIVANAQAREEIGQHVVGQDARVALRHPAAIELLARARGGSATVQGLTGPKSNWQMSCQRIDERYSLVELINRTSEADVSRAHTDFVANASHELRTPLASIIGYMETLEDEGDKLPPEQTAKFYGTVLREARRLQSLIDDLMSLSRVEAEKHDHPRERLELSRLVRQAARDGAGPDRLDRLDFQIAEGDMPVRGDQKQLEQLVRNLVDNAMKYGAAGAPVTVELTHGEREMALLRIVDRGEGIASEHLPHLTRRFYRTDPGRSRAAGGTGLGLAIVKHIVERHRGRLDIDSQLGVGTTVSVRLPLAPVE